One stretch of Armatimonadota bacterium DNA includes these proteins:
- a CDS encoding pre-16S rRNA-processing nuclease YqgF, whose product MMGTVIAIDPGREKCGLAVVNDEGALLRKILPPHEIAALVADLMARYSTDTVVIGDGTHGSTLAEMVRDASPARIEFVDESHTTLEARARYYEENPPRGLLRLIPRGMLAPSEPVDDLVAVILGERYLAAKDAEASRT is encoded by the coding sequence GTGATGGGGACTGTCATAGCGATAGACCCCGGGCGCGAGAAATGCGGCCTCGCCGTCGTCAACGACGAGGGCGCCCTGCTGAGAAAGATTCTCCCTCCCCACGAGATCGCCGCACTCGTCGCAGACTTGATGGCGCGATACTCCACGGACACGGTGGTCATCGGGGACGGAACGCACGGAAGCACCCTTGCCGAGATGGTCCGCGACGCATCGCCGGCCCGCATCGAGTTCGTTGACGAGTCTCACACCACCCTCGAGGCACGCGCACGATACTATGAAGAGAACCCTCCGAGGGGACTACTGCGCCTGATACCCAGGGGCATGCTCGCCCCGTCCGAACCGGTGGACGACCTGGTCGCGGTCATTCTCGGCGAGAGGTACCTTGCCGCGAAAGATGCTGAAGCCTCGCGCACCTGA
- a CDS encoding DUF3084 domain-containing protein — protein MTWRTIAAAAVFIGMCGFIAYWGDLLGRRLGKRRLSLLGLRPRHTAIVFTTITGMLIAIFTIAFMAAISQRVRLLMLEGEKILRDRDILVQKFENAREAADAARGEAARAQSEARTAILQRDKLVGEVRRISASLTDMRAKLLKNEAALVRTEQALTSAAAEIRQRKAEIAHQRYEIQNLESQRGLLVGQISMLEAEMGEAIVKYQRYIALREKTVILRSNEELVRATIDCTQAKPQLRGEVLSLLNKADQSAREKGARVGDNNRAVRIITKRITGPEGSDEQTVTENASITALVDELSTGSGTVVLRIVAIGNTVEDEQALVEFIPNYNRLVYWKGQEVAEARIDGAASRGDILGGVISFLRAEVRPAAIAKGIIPYHDKEQDQLAVGSMSPDQLLNIVDEVSSHGRPVVVRAVARADTWSAGPLDLDFRIEAL, from the coding sequence ATGACCTGGCGAACGATAGCAGCGGCCGCCGTGTTCATCGGCATGTGCGGCTTCATAGCGTACTGGGGCGATCTGCTTGGCAGGCGGCTGGGGAAGCGCAGGCTCAGCCTGCTCGGCCTGCGCCCGCGACACACGGCGATCGTCTTCACGACGATCACCGGGATGTTGATCGCCATATTCACTATCGCGTTCATGGCGGCGATCAGCCAGCGCGTGAGGCTGTTGATGCTCGAAGGTGAGAAGATACTCCGCGACCGCGACATTCTGGTACAGAAGTTCGAGAACGCTCGAGAGGCGGCCGACGCAGCGAGGGGCGAGGCGGCAAGGGCACAGTCCGAGGCCCGCACGGCCATCCTCCAGCGGGACAAACTCGTCGGCGAAGTGAGGCGCATATCTGCCAGCCTGACCGACATGCGCGCCAAACTACTGAAGAATGAAGCCGCGCTGGTACGAACGGAGCAGGCGCTGACATCAGCCGCCGCGGAGATCAGGCAGCGAAAGGCCGAGATCGCACATCAGCGATACGAGATCCAGAACCTGGAGTCGCAGCGCGGGCTGCTCGTCGGACAGATCAGCATGCTGGAAGCGGAGATGGGAGAGGCAATCGTCAAGTACCAGCGGTACATCGCGCTGCGCGAGAAGACCGTCATCCTTCGATCCAACGAGGAACTCGTCCGCGCAACCATAGACTGCACGCAGGCGAAACCGCAGCTCCGCGGAGAGGTACTGTCGCTGCTGAACAAAGCCGACCAGAGCGCGAGGGAGAAGGGCGCCAGAGTAGGCGACAACAACCGCGCGGTCAGGATCATCACGAAGAGAATCACCGGACCGGAGGGGTCCGACGAGCAGACCGTCACGGAAAACGCGAGCATCACCGCACTCGTGGACGAACTGTCCACCGGATCCGGGACCGTAGTCCTGCGGATTGTCGCGATCGGCAACACGGTGGAGGACGAACAGGCGCTGGTGGAGTTCATCCCGAACTACAACCGCCTGGTATACTGGAAAGGGCAAGAGGTGGCCGAGGCGCGGATTGACGGAGCGGCGTCCCGTGGCGACATCTTGGGCGGGGTGATCAGCTTCCTGCGAGCGGAAGTCCGCCCGGCCGCCATCGCAAAGGGCATCATACCCTACCATGACAAGGAGCAAGATCAGTTGGCAGTCGGCTCGATGTCGCCAGACCAACTGCTGAACATAGTTGACGAGGTCAGCAGCCACGGCAGGCCGGTCGTCGTGCGGGCGGTTGCCCGGGCCGACACCTGGTCTGCGGGGCCACTCGATCTCGATTTTCGCATCGAGGCGCTGTGA